The Lineus longissimus chromosome 6, tnLinLong1.2, whole genome shotgun sequence sequence CATACCCTGCATGGGAGAGACCCTACTCTAAATTGCGATGCAACGCACGCTGACGGAGAAGAAATCATTAAAACACTATTGtcaaaaatgattaaaaataaAAGGTCGGTCGAGATACAGCGGAAGCCAGATGCATGCCGGGTGACACGATTGCCTCCTCTCAAAGGCTTCGTTCCTACGCTTCATTTGAGCCTAATTAGCGCGCGGGGCTCATTTCCAGCCCGTCATTCATTGAAACCTTAGAAGAAAACGCTGAAAGGAGATTTCACGAATGAGGCCAAGACCTTTTACAGCCTAATACTAGGCGCGAAGATTCCGGGCGCATCACGGAATCGTCCAGGCGTCTAGAATCCGCTTACCACGAGCGCGACATCAGAGATTCCTGGAAGGCATGCTGCAAATCGAGTGACCAAATTGGCCATGATTTTTCAAATCGAGATGGGATTTTCCATTCGTTTATCAATTAGAGCCCGGAAGGTTTTTTAAAGACCACCCGATATATTGTACGAATATGCAATAAGGAGACTGCCATCTCTTCCAAACATCATTACAAAGTTGCCTGAATCCAACATAACACGACAATCAAGGAGTGTTTGAGTGCCTGAAGAGGTGGACGCTAAGATGGTATGTTGGCACTCAACTATGATTAGGTGAACACCTCACCTTCGCGCTGATGAGAGAGGGAAGCGATTTGTAATTGACAGGATTACAGGGTCAGACGTGTCTAAAGGCAAACAGGGCTTGCCTTCAAACTAAGAACTTTAGAGAAATATTGCGACTATTGTCAAACTCATGCGTTTTTGTCGCGCTTGTCAGAAAGTCCCTCCGTGCAGATTTGACGTAAGAGAATCTCCTGAGaagcagctacatgtaaatatcattGGTTATATCGAAGTCTGTCACAATGTATTTCTCTAATCAGCACTTTAGCATTTCAGTGGATAGTTCAGTTGCAATTGTCCAATCGAAAATCGACCATCGTCAGGACTTAAAAAATCGACCGCGGCTCAAAGGAATTGAAAGTGGACATTCATGTAATCTCGGTCAGGAACGCTGATGAAGAAAACTATTAACTCTAAGTCGTAAAATTTCTCTCTCGTTCAAACTGGAGATTATCCAAGACAATTAGACCTGTCTCTGTAGGTTTTTTTTAGCCCATCGTGGCGGAGAACACGATACTTAAAGTTGTCTTCTGTCTATAGAAAGGCTCCGATATAACAGCGGTTGTATGGCCTCGCAAAGTTCAGCCAATTCTAGCGTCAGTGTCACAAGTTCTGCATGGATTATGCATGATATCCCAGCTCAATGTAATGGCTTTCGTGACATCAAGGTATATCGTAATTGTTCATTTGGTTATGTTGATTGAATATGTAAGAAGTGTATTATCTATTTATCTACTCATGCCAAATCTAGCGTGGGGGTGTTTCGTCATGATATCGCACCTACAACGGTGCAAGAGTGTAAGATCTGATTGATACtggtgaaaattgtaaaaatattttctgGACGTAACTCGATCATAAGCATACATGCTCTTTTTCAGTGAGTGAACATGTCACTGactgaatatattgattaaatGAAAACATGCCTTACCAAGCTGACCATAAAACAATGAGGCCACGTGACGCACTCCTGACATCCTGACACTGCACAAAACGTTGCTTTTTGATAAGATAGGTGAACTGCAAGCAGCGATAAAGCTGTCTTTACCAAACGCCCGCGTGGAGAGTGCGCATCAATAAAAGTGAGAAATAATTACGTCTTGATACTATATCTGGTCTTGATGAATGAGTTCTCCTTCAAATGGTGAAAATATCGCGTGAAAGAAGTTGATTGTAGCGGAAATGTGACCTGTCACCGCAGTAACCCATAAAGAAATAATTAACTACATTTCGACAGATAAGACACAATCGTGTTGTGAGATTATCCGAAAAGACATTTCTACGATTAGTGTTCGCGACGGAAATTAACAGTAAATTGTGTCATTGTCAGCGGACATGTGCATTGTTTTAATCATTATATGTGTTCTTTGGGTGCGTTTTTAAGAATAATAATACTAATTATGGGCTTGCCCACACTCAAAACCGCATCCGACAGTATCTACAATTTTGTCAGAGCCCAGCCGGGTATCCCGCACAACATGAGGATGTGTCGATGGTCAACCAATAGTCGCGGCAGAAAGATAGGCTGCAAGCTTGGCTACGATAGCAGAATTAATAGCTCAATTTTTTATATTGTTGAATTAATTCGGACACCAACAATAAAACGCGTAATTTATGACTCGAAATAAACAAATGAACACAAACAAACGTCCCTAATGCAAGGCTTCAAAGCATTCTCTCTCATTCGGTATATATCATGTTATGGCGTGTTGACTGATTGCCGCTCATCGCAGCTTTGGGGTTCGGGAGTGTTTGCTGACGTTTTAAAGCCCGATTTTACTGTGACAGAAAAATGCAAATATAGGTTGTGAAATTACTAACCAAATACTATAACGAATATGATAGCAGTATTTGTTTAACAAGCCAGCCAACATTTAGATATTAGCTTCTGATTACATTAATTTGTCACAGAAAACCTTTTGGTTACATCGGGGAGTTAAGCCGTATGTGACTATAGTATGCACGGTCAGGGGCATGCTGTTTTGTTTCAGCGCGGATTGCAAGCATGAATTAGACTAGTTTCGGTGTACTGTTAGATCatagagacccctatcggcgactTTGTAtaacttaatttgacctacttggcTCCTCACTAAATTGTAAAATGCATATAGTTTTCCTTTATTATTGGTGGAGGAAAGACAAATTATTCCATATGGAGTCATGAAATAAACATAATTATCTTGCTTTACAGACATTTCTGATAATTGTTTGTTGCAAGCCCTGCGGCGGAAGAAGTTCCCGTAGGTATTTTAATGATATAAACTTATGAAACACGCACGTGCATGTACATCTGTTTAGTGTTCCATCGGTACAAGCACATAACTTTGGTAACAAGATGTTCAGCAATAAGCAATTAAAATATGCATTATACATTCCGATTGTCAATTGACAAACTCGCcacaaaatttaaagaaaacaGGAACTTTTAAAATGCCATTGTATAAAGCCAAAGTATATTATTGTACGACAGAGGGTTATCGCGGTGATGACCCTTGTATCAAACCAAACTGTGGCTAATCACATCTGCACCAACCATCGCCCACGTCCCCGGTTACCACTTCCCACGAGTCACCTGAAACGCAGATCGATTGATGCAGACGACACCACAGCGCGCATGCGTGTTGGGAGGGGGTCCTAGGATTTAAAAGCGGGGAATCCTGAACTTGGAAGAGAACACGCCGAGAACTTTACATAGCAGGACGCTGGATTTGACGGGAAACTAAAGGTAGGTGGTGAAGTTTGATGGTTCTAGAACAGGTTTATTCTTTGAGTCGAATTGAAGGAATATTTTCCGTTTTTACTATCGTCTTGTTTTGGGAGCAAAGTTTTCGACAGCCCTTTCTAAGGACGGAGTAGTTCAAACTTTATCCAGTTGACTTGTTTAGTTTAAACGGTAACTTTGTTTGTAAATCCTTGAATTCCATATAGATGTGTGTTGTATTAGATTTCTTATTGTTAGTTTTCCTCTGTACTCGACTTGACGGGGGTCACGTATTCGGTGTGTTCTACAGCGTTGCATTCAGAGAATATAAGTTTTTTTAGTATCGATTTTGTGTTTTGGAAACATTACGGTACGAACTGGTGGAACTATAAAGTTTTCTTCAGTAATGAATCCAAGAATATCTCTGAATCGCATACGGACCGACCGATTGCGTTCTTAAAAGAAACCATGACCATCATGACAGGAAATTCATCATGTGTGTTGCCACATGCGTGACATGCTGCGAGAGATCGTCACCCAGCCTTCTTGGCGCTTCCTCTTAACAGTTCATGCGGAGGTTTGGACGTGGAAGTTTTATAAAAATGCATTAGTCTACTTTCAATACGCTAGTACTGAAGAGCTCTGAGATGACGCACGTCCCCTATCCGCCCTATGAGAAAGGCTATGACGTCACTATCTAGGCGCGGGAAAATCGACGAAACTACGGGGGGGGATTCAACCTTATGTATCATTCCTAATCTTTAGCTCAACTGATCTGGTTATGTATGATAATTCTTGGTTGCTTGATCATTCGCATTGGTGATCAGCAGCTCTGATAAACTGTTGTATTTCATGTATATGattgatatttgaaatattgCTAGATAGTATCTATAGGCTATAGCTTTAGGCCTACCGGATGGATATCAGGCCAAGTTTAAGTAAACGCCAACTTCTTTTGAACATCTACAGTTTTAGAGAAGCGCTAAATAAACCGCGGGCAACCGCTTCAGATCATGTTAGATGTTTCAGCCAATCATTACTCAATTACGCATTTACGCAAATACCCATCCGCCACATGTCAGGGACCTGTATAGTTGTCCCGACCATTTCCGAGCATAAATTAGGACATGCAAATGTTGCCGAATGCAATTCCCATTGGGATAGCACAACCAATCTGATAATTTCGGTAGCTTTTTTGCTTGATATTGCGGAATGATAAATTATAGGCGGCCAAattgacgaaatattggaaagattgTCAACCAACCGGAAAATCTGTTCAACATCCAACTGTGATTTATTGACCGGTTTTTCCACAGTCACCCCGAGGAGCAGTTTTTTGCGCGCAATTATTCATTCCCGTGCTTTAGATTATTGAAGTTGCCACCCATATTTATTCCTCTTTTTTCCCTTAATCACCAGCTGCGCGCTAAAACggcaaatacacaaacacattGGTATAATTTGTTATTGGTTCATAACGAAAACGACGGAGGGCGAGCAAAATTCTGTAAAAGCTGCAGCCACGCCTGCAACTAGAAACGGTTACTCTAAGCTGCAACCTGCAATGTATCGATCTTTTTATCGCTCATCGCAGTGGTGTAGCCTAATAGGCCTTTAGGGTGCGGTAAAACTCTCGTTTGCGGAGCGGTTTAGTTCTTCGTGCCCTGGATGAGAGCAAACAAGTGACATCGGGTGAGAATGAGCCAAATGAGTCATCTGCTCACTTTGAAAGTGTAAACTTACCCTTAATAAAGGcctgatttctttgtttgacaaCTTTCTAAAGCAATCATTTTTCATAGCCAGCATCTGTCGTTTTCTCATCGAGAAACAAAGTTTGAATTCGGTTGTCATATGTCATCTCGCTCCAGGACACATATGGAGTTTTTCATTCTGTCGGGTTGTTTTGACATTATAACATAAAAGATTTTGGCATTAATTATGTGCCTCATAATATCAAATCGCATAGCAATTAGACAATATCTAGTTAACAACAATGGTCAGAAAGTGAGTTGTACCAATTTACCGACTACTCACATTACAAGGAACAATAACTTTGCTTTGCATGGCGATTGTCGACTGCGCATTTACCAGCCGCCGAGAAGTTTGCGTTGATCAAAATCGACTGGAAGGTTGGATGAAATGCCGAAAAGGGACACAATTATTGATAGATCGGTTGGTGTTTGAGTGATTTTTTGTATTAGAAAAAAGGAAACTGTAATACCACCATTACCACCACCGATTAAGATTTGCCGAATATTCTGGTATATTAGAGTAAGCGGGGTCAACCTCCACCACTCCGCACTCGAATTCGCAGCTCCAGTAAAATAGTGATGTTCTTCAGCCGAACAGGTGTGGTTGAAGAGGAAAAACTGTTCTCGAGGACGAGTGACGAGGATTTTTTACTCTCTAGTGCTCGTTCAAACAATTCAGCATcagaatctttaaaaaaataaatcctTTCTGTAGTCATTGGTTGAGTCAACAAGAAGAAACAGGTgttactgggggggggggggggatattgaTTTTTTTATGGGTTTTCTTGAAATCGTCTACTGTATAAGCTTTCAACGGATTTGGAATCCCTACAAGcatttttcgagaaaaaaaaattcgtttTTTTCCACCCAAATctcacatttcttttttttgggaCTTTCCCGTTATCCTCCTTGCATGACATTAGCATGTCGACCCAAACAACTAGTCAGAACTAGTCTTCTTCAAAGATACATTTCATGTCATCAGATCGGAGTAATTACTCACCGGTAGTGAAAATATACGTATTGTATATTCGTTTTTTCCTAATCAATTTTAAGCTAATGGAGGGTATATAGGGGTAAAATATCATTAGACTGTTTATAAATCAGTACCAGAAATTCTATTAGCAATTCTCTGTGTTCTTTTCAGGGAGTCAAAATTAGATTGAAACACTAAAGTGGTTCAGTATGGGAGTTCACCAAGAGTTTCTTCTTAAAGGCTAAATGTTCTTTCCTCCAAAGTTCGAAACGGAATTCGAGATTTTCCAATACGTATACATACACCAAGATAAAAAAACATCATTCAAATAATTTAAAATGTCTGCAAGCTCTGTATAACGAACATATGATATACTAAAATCCGTAAGAATTACGATTGAACCGCcgggacactttttccagggggacaattTCTGCTTACACCAGCCCTTTAACTAAATCTCCGACTTGAGCAGAGGAAAACAGCTACCCAACATATGCTCTGAAAGCGCTTTGTAAGTGAGGAAACTATTTGAAGAAAAGATAACTACATTACCGGTTTCttcgatttttttcataaaatgtgTTGTCGGGTTGAGCTGACGACACCCCGGCCTTTGATCCCCAAATGGTGACGCTCGGCATGAACGTATTGAGAAGAAAAGCTCAATCGAATTCAAAGTAGGAGTCTGTATTCTGATATTGGGTTTCGAACTATCATGACTCTTATGCACACCGCGGATCAAGTGCCCAAGTTAAAGCCAAGTTGCGTGCAAACAACTGTGGAATGGAGTGtcttggcaatgtttatttctatatgTATTACCCGAGTCAAAAGGAAGGTTAATGAATACGAACGACGCGTGCCGGTCTTTAGCAAACTAAATCACAAATAAGCAACAAGACAAAGATATGGCAGGAGCGCTCATCAGTCTCTCAACGCTCTGAGTGTTCACCGTTTACCTCCCTGGTTGTGGTAAATATCAGAAACCTCATTTTACAAACTTTTCTTGCCTTGAGCATACGTTTCCCTTCTGCCCATGCGGGCCAACCCAGAAGACAACCTAGCGCTCAACATGTAGTCAGCGAACATCGTACAATCCATGTCCATGACACACAATCTCACTCATCTCGTAGCGAATTTCTTCTACATATGACTCGTCATCTTCAGCTCAGATGATTATTTATATTCGGATGATAATATAGGCTTCCCGAAACCTCCGGCTTAGCTTCTTTATCGTACATGTAATTAGAAGTTTTATTAATCGAATCCTAAAACATTTGAATCCACCCACCCTCAACATTTTAATTTAATTCTAAACGTGAATACAATTCCTTGACTAAGAACAAAATCCCTCCGTTTTGTTTGGTAAAATAAGCAGGTTTTAGCAATGCTCACTTTAAAAATCGGATGTGCCGTTCGTGATGTAATCTAAAATTGAGATTCACAATAGCATATCGGTCAAATGCGCGTAGCTGCGAATCATCACTCGATTAAGGACGGTGTACAAACGTATTTAAAAAGCTCAAATACCTTTAGGGGTATTTCATTTTCCCGAACAATCTcaaggttttgaagaaaaaaagtatttgtatatacatgtacatgtaataacacCTCGAATGCTGTGTCGTTCCAAATCCGAACcatgagaaaaaacatttttgagaaaaaaggtGGACGTGCTGTAACCGGATGATCATGACACTGCAATATCATCATCTCACGGAAGGCGCGCTGTCTATAGACGGTGATCCAATTATGTAGTTGCGACACGAGATACATAACCGAATTCGCATCAGTTTCATAGAGGATTTATCATATTCACCGGGAACAAGGCCAGTGATGTCACTCACCAAGGTTATTGCTTGCCAAAAATGACAGAAATCAGCTACTAGTTTACGTTAAGCTGAAGGTCATGCGACACAAAATCGAAAAAGTTGGGGTCCGTGGCTGTTGCAGACGCTGAACCAAAAGTGCATGCAAACACTGGCATTGAAGGAGATTGGGGTCACTATAATCCGCATGGGCATGCAACTCGCTGAAATACGACCTAAGCTGACAGGGAATGGTTTCTGGAGTAGCTCGTCTTGACAAATAAAGGTTCCGAGATCGCCAAGTCTCTGTGCGGATGGACGTATAGACTGAGTAGTCAAGAGTTATCAAGAAGCATGAACACCGAAAACCaatatacatgcatgtacatattttttgcAAGAGTTATTAATGCGTTTGAAAACCTCGATGGGTGAACGCTTTGGTAAGATGGACCCAACGCTGTTGAATCTGTAGCTGACGATCTTGGTGATCCCCATCCGAAGAATTTGACAAATATGACAGGGACATATaatttgcacaaaaaaaacGTGCGGGAAGGTTTTTTTCAATCTAAGCAATACCGTAATGAAGACCCAGGACGATATTCTCTCTAATTACAACTAGTTGCCATTGACTGCCCCATTTATTGATGACTTCCAATCTAGAATTTGACAGACACGACATATCATTACAGTCTGTTGAAGCTGATTTATACGGGCAAACTCTAACTGATCGATTAGTCAGCGATTTCCCATTACCAACGACACAAATGAATTCTCGGGACGACCGGGGACCGGTAGTTCAGGTAGCCTATCCTACCATCGTTGTCACAACGATAACTGAGCATCATCCAGAAAAATAACATGTCCAGAAAGGCCGCTGATGGCAAGGCTGATTTCTGCAGCAGAACTAActacatcttgacccgcaaggTTACGTGGATTCCGATAGTAGTGACGAAAACGTATGAAAGTCGGGATAAGCTACATTTATTGCCCTGTTCGCCCAGTTCGGATGAGGGCATTTCGCCTGATACAGGGTCCGACGATTGGTCAACGGGGTCAACTAGCGATTGGGTAGGGCCGCATCAGCAAAGGGCACTAGGGCGTTTTCCGCTGTGGTAAAACTACGCTCGGCACCAGCGTTTATTGTGCCTGCATGATAATTGAAAATTAGTCGCAGTGGTCTTTTGACGATTTACTTCTTCCGCTTCCCACCACGACGCAACTGGGTAATTTTACCAAATACTCGCTGCGGCCGCAGTGGGAAGATGCTATTGGAATCAGAACTGAATGTTTTAAGCTCGCTACTTTCCATGCAGCAAAGGATGTGAGGATGAATGAAAAAGCTGACTCTCCGCTGTTTGTCTTGCAATCAGGGACGTGCATTCCTTATGTAAATATCATTATCCGTAATGGAAAATTCATTTCACTCAATTCATGAAAAATTCCCTTGATGAAGGTGGggttttttttggcaaattggACGTGTCAGTAAATTTTTCCTGGTGCTTTTCGCAATAGTTTGTTTTACAGCTGACAAGGCTTTAAACTTTTCAGGAAGTTTCGCGGGAGTGACTTCCCGATCAAGGATCTCTCGAATGTATTACTTAGCCTACCATAATTTCGTTCCCATCATAACTAATCAAACTTTTAAAAATGTCATTTCAGAAACATGAAGCTCTACATCGCCATTACCCTAGTCTGTCTCTTGGTATTCGAGATCTTCGCCAGCGCCGCCGCGGCCGAAACGGCAGACCAAGACATGGACAAACGGGCGCCAGGCTGGGGGAAGAGAGGCTGGGGAAAGCGCGACGATGACTCAGAAGGCGCCTTAGATGATTACCTCAAGCGCGGTTGGGGCAAGCGAGGCTGGGGCAAGCGCGGCTGGGGCAAACGAGGTTGGGGCAAGAGAGACATCGACGGCGCACCATGTGAAGACTTAAACCAGGGCGTGATTTACTATATTTACAAAGCAGTTGAGGTAAGTCAGTTTCTTTCGTATGACAGCTCGCACACAAACGCTGGGATTGACTTTGAGATTGTCAGAAAAAAagttattcatgaaaatgtatgtagCCTATACAGTCATTGTATTCAAAATGTTCCCCACTTTTAGCGGACCAAAACACACTTGACGAACATCGGACCCGGGGATGCTGATGCCGACTAATCCGGCCAGATAAATTCACCTTTTGAGGCCGACGCTCACCAGTTGAAAGGACCCTACAAAATATCATCCCGTCGAAGCTCCAAGTTCGAATGATCGAAAGTAACATTCATAGGTTTTGTGTTTTTATAAAAAGAAGTGTATTTTCCCGCCGACATGGCAAATTTTTTACAAGAATCTTATTCAACATGCTCAGTAAATCCTACATCTCGTCAAGTGTGAACTTGGCAACTGCTGTGCGACAGCTTATTGGCATTTTCAACAAGTTTGCCAATGTCACAATGAAATCGACGAGGGAACACCTGCATTCAACTTTAATTGCATCCGAATGTTTTAATTGATTTACTTTAaaatcgtcgtcgtcattgagTACTGTCAGGTCAGTATTTAACAGCTTGAGAGTGAACTTTCTTGCCATCATCCGTACATACAACATACTTTGAAAGCTGGCGGTTGACTTTGCACCACTTAAAATATCTTTGTCGTAGTCAGGAACTTCCTCCATCTGATTTCCGTCGTTGATGACGCGACAAGCTTTGAAGGAGCCGTCCTCACCGAGGGTGCtcaagttggtacatgtatatcataactTAACTTGTAAATTCACTTACTGCAATATAAATGTATTTACTGGCCTTATTAGTTTGCTAAACAGGTTAATGTTCCCTGAGAATGATGGCGATATCAAATTAAGGGATTTAGACTTGACAACTCGACTAAGGACCAACCAACTTTTAGGGGTATAATCGGGTTTGCAATGAGGAGGTTAATGGGACACCATGGATGGTTGCACCTTTGACAGGAAACTTATTTCTCCTATAAAATGGCAACATATGAGCAAAAG is a genomic window containing:
- the LOC135489131 gene encoding cerebral peptide 1-like is translated as MKLYIAITLVCLLVFEIFASAAAAETADQDMDKRAPGWGKRGWGKRDDDSEGALDDYLKRGWGKRGWGKRGWGKRGWGKRDIDGAPCEDLNQGVIYYIYKAVEAEAQRINACASTDN